The sequence TACCAAGGTGTCCATCCTGGAAAAGCCCCTTCAAGAGGTGCCCAGTGAGGAAATGATGCCaggccagcaggaccagcacacagggactgcagcagccaagacagcacaggacagcatggacagcagagactgTGTAGCACCTGGGGCTGCTTGGGCACTTCCCAAAAGAGGGTTTGGGAGTGGCAATGCCACGGCCACCTCCTAGCGCTCCTTGCCTGCCTTGCCTGATCTAGCATCAAATTGCTGCTTGCTCACCTGCCGTATTAAAAAATGTATCAAAAACTTCATCCTTGCTTGCCTGGCATATCAAAAGTTTACCAAATTTACTGCTGGCTCGTCTGATGTATCCGCTACAGCTCCTTTAACACTTTTCCTGCACGGCTCctcattttctaaaataaagcCGTTCCTGGAGCTTTTGTTGGAGGGAATTTAAAGGTTTATGTTTCTACCTCCATCTTCAAAGAGGTGCTTGATGAAtgttcctccctttttcctggaaaaggaaatgcttCCCTTTttcactgcagcccctcagaaAGGACCTGGAGGGGCTAGAGCATGTCCAGGGAAGAGATGGAATAgtggaagggtttggagcaccaggaagggctgagggagctggtgggaCTGCTCAGTGCAATTAAAAAAGGATGAACAATCAGTTTGGGGCCAGTTCCAAAGTTCCTGATTTGAGGCAATGCAACAGAAGAAtcactgggaggaaaaaaagaaaaaaacaaacagaaagagaaaggatgtaaaataaaatggagaaaaggggggagaGGCAGCACCATCCATTTATTGATGAAAACAGCTGATTTTTCATTCAGgaaactcttttttctttcaaaggagGGAGTTTTCCCTCTTAACCCCCTcatctcctggagctgtggtttGGGAATTGTCCACGGGAGGGCAGCAGCCAGTGAGGGaaatcagcagctctgtgcatgCTCCAATCCCAGTTGCAGTTCCGAGTACCAACAGCAGGTGCCAACACgagctgctggcgctgctgaGTGCCCACCCCACTTCACCCCAGTCACAGGGGCTCtgcaatggtttgggatggagagaCCTCGATGTATTGACCCCACTCTTTCCAACATCCCCTGGGTCTCTCCTGGCCCCAGACCACACAGCCAGCTCCCCTGgtcacccaccagcaccacagATCCTTCTCCAGATCTGCTCCAGCAGGCCAATCAGCCAGGACAGGCACTGGGGACTGTGCCTCCCCATGGACAGGACCAGCCCTTGCCCTCTTGTacctcccaaatcccagcctttAAGGTCCCCCAGAAGTGCAGGATGTGGCAGGATGCTCTGCCTGGAATGTGGCCAAGGGACAATGCCCCATTTGTGGCCATCAGGGCTGCACTGAGAGAGGTCTTCTGCTGATTTGGGTTCTGAATTGGGctaaaaccagcccaaatcacCAACCCTGAATTGACAACTGAGGGTGGATCaccagagctgggcctggccatccaTCAGCTGAACCTGGGAACATCCAGTCCTCTGTCAGACAGAgattcctctcctctcttctgctTGCAAAGAAATGTGTGTGAGGATCCTCCCTTGGGAAGGGGATGATCCTTAGGGATCCTCCTTGAGGCTGAGAGAAAGAGACATTCCCATGATTGTTGGTGTGGGGAATGACATTGAGCCCTGTTTAGGAATTGTCTCTTTTTGCTGGCTTTGACAGGATTATTTAATGAAATTGTTTTGATAGAAATTTTTAATAGGATTGCTTTGCACAATTGCCCTGGTGTGCACAGTGGTCAGAGCGGCTCTGGTGGCTCAGGGAGTCTTGGTATTCACAGCGGCCTTGGTGGTTATACAGACCATGGTGTCCAGAGTGCCTCTGATGGCTGCAGTAACCTCAAGGTGGCGATAGCTGCCAAGGTGGcctattacagcgacctgaggaggtcgctggggtgagagaaggacgagaatcttgtttcttgatcagaaggctggatttattgatatatgaataacattataactatactaaaaaataaggagagaagttgcagaggcttgctaagctaagaatagaatagcaagaatgaataataaagttCTGTATCCAGAGAATCTGTCCCCGAGCTTGGTCCTGTGATTGGGCCCCAATTGCAAACACAGAATCTGATccaatcacaggggcacctgctacatttcacagcagccgataacaattATTTACAtccttcttctggggctctgcttcccagaagatgcacaaatcccaaagaaaggatttctatgaaaaaatgtctgcgacatctcacctttctaaattgtataaattaaaaagaaaaatgctgatgtgaaatgaacaggaaatttcttcacctgtaaaatatacaatactaacaaatcactaaaacaatcctacaatctaagaaaatgcaaaaaacaatgcaaagaaaattcaagtccaagcagctgagtttcaggaacAGTCCATGAGCTGAAGTTGTTTCTCTTGGAGAAATCTGAGAGtcctttttggtcctgaaacagACTTGCTGCAAAAGTCCCATCAATAGTTATCACAAACCATTGACAGTCTtacaacaatttcaaacaatttcaaacaatttgaacaattttggaatgtccttttctggcccttcaatggttcagtgcttcagagctgctgcccgctattttcaatcttttttatttaattttaatttttttttttttgatcgaaaaagaaaagagcagcagcagagcagagcagtgccagagaaggaaaggccctgggggccctggcccatgatggaccaggaaccccaaaactggcccaCAAAGGGGGACCAGGACCGGTAGGAGAAACCTCAACCCCCAGAAACACCAAGAGGCCaaatgctggccctggcccaaaAACTTCCTGAGCCCAACGGCCCAGGCCAAACCCATgaggcaggctctgcattcccacaggcctgcgccctgctgccagtacaatggcagcaCGGGTGGGGACAcgcttccttttcccaaaaccactgaggcatgccagcagcagggaaatagaaaCCTTGTCCAGCAATCCCATCTGgggtctggagatgtttgttccccacagcaaaccagctatGGTCTCCTCCATCTTGCAGTGCATCGGGTTTGTCTCTCATCCGCCCCATGGTTTCATCCCCACCCCTCCAGACTGGGGaccagaggcagagctctcgGGATGCACCTGCCCCCGCCACTAGGGCGCAAGGGAGGcggcagagatggcagcctCCAGGGGACAATCCCCGAAAAACTACCCCCGAACCCGCCGAGAATGCTGATCTTAAAAGCAGGCAAACGCATTGCCCCCACAGTCAGCTGGCGAGCACTCCCCGCTCCATGGAAGGGAGGACCAGCCGCCAGAGCCGCTGCTACAGCAGCCGGTCCGGGATGGTCCGAGCTTGAACAAGCCGCCGGTTCCAGGGCAGTCTCTGACGCCGACacggaggacacagcctccgaCAACGGCAggactgctggggcagcctgtgcaggcagcgGGGGGGAAGCCGGAACCGGGGAGGGGATCTCGCTGGATGTAGGAGTGGCCGTGGGCTTTTCCGAGGGTCCCGCAGGTTCTGCGCcgtctccagcaccatcctgaacAGGGACCGTCTCGGCTTGAGGTGGCGAGGAAGCCGATGGAAGCGGCAGAGGGGCCGGAGGGGCCGGAGAGATCTTCTCCGCTGAGCCTGAAGCTGGAGACGCGTCGTCGTCGCCTGGcaactcagcagccacaggaagtgCCTCTTCTGCATTCTCAGACGCAGGCGCTGGCAGGGGTGGGGAGGCCTGTGAAGCCGTGGGCGGGACCACCTGGAGAGGCGGAGACGGGATCACTCGGAGAGGCCGCACTGGCTCAAGCGGGACCGCCCACTCCCatccccccggagagagaggGGCGGGGGGAGAAGGCTCCATCTGCACAGGCACGGGAGAAAGAGTAACAAAAACTTATTCGCTCGGCGAAGTTTCAGCCCCCCCGCCGCGAAGCAGGGGGGCCCGGGAAGCCCCAACTCATCCCCCACCGGGTCTTCTCCCACTGGGGACGGTGGAAACGGAGCCTGCCCATAGCAGttagaaatccatggaaaaacagctgctctccatttcaaaactgggaagagctttaTAAATGCTGTGTAGACAGAAGGCAAAACACGTCCCTGGCTCCAGACgaactggaaaatggaattCATGCACTCCCAGATGAAAACATCCACAGCGTATAGGACATCagtaaagaacacaaaaaacttTGCCCATCGAAAGAACTCATAGAGAtctgttgctgacagaaaaaaaacatcttctctacaccattcttgccagagggcaataagtttctcctctgaaggggaGAACTGAACCTCTTCCTGCAAGGCATGAGTCTGCCATACGAACAGCCACAAACTACGAAGGGCTGGttcatcaggaagggaaaagccaacagtaccttttgaaagagtccagcttgctctggccagctccacgggtctgctgctctttccgaacatcttcctgaaggttttccagaagaaggttctctttgtggtcagccttggctgtgaactctgtccaaatcaggatcttcagttcttcagctcctggcttgaATCCAATTCTGTGGTCACTTCAAAGCAACCATCACATGCTACACATACAGGATTTTACccagtgcagcaatttgctCCTCTGGTCTTATCAAATTAAATTTTGCTCTGACACGAGGGGTCACCAaatattacagcgacctgaggaggtctctatggtgagagaaggacgagaatcttgtttcttgatcagaaggctggatttattgatatatgatatataatacattataactatactaaaaagaataaggagagaagttgcagaggcttgctaagctaagaatagaatagcaagaatgaataataaagttCTGtatccagggaatctgtcccgAGCTTGGTCCTGTGATTGGGCGCCAATTGTAAACACAGAATCTGATccaatcacaggggcacctgctacatttcacagcagccgataacaattATTTACAtccttcttctggggctctgcttcccagaagatgcacaaatcccaaagaaaggatttctatgaaaaaatgtctgcgacagtgGCCAGAGTGGCAGTGGTGGCCATGGTAGCGTTGGTGGTCTTGTTTCTCTGAGGGTCCTGGAGGTTTTGGTGATCGTGGTGGCcacagtgaccacagtgacctcAGTGACTTTGGTCGCCTGCTGGCTCACAGGATCCCTGTTGCCGCTGCCAAGGTTGTGGTGGCCAAGAGTCCTCCGAGGTGAAAgggagccctggggatgctTCCACCTGGGGGACAGAGAGAGGGGTCGGGGGACCATGTGGGTAGTGAGGGAGTTGGGGACATTCATAGTGGAGGGTTAGGGTGACAGGAGAGATGGGGACCATGAGTTGACAGGTGACAGGGTGTTGTGGGAGGCACGGAGGGGTACAGGTGCCATGGAGGTCATGGGGTGTCATGGTGGCTTAGGTTGTCAGGAGTCAGGTGGAGTCAGGAGGTGCCATGGCGGGTGACAGGTGGTGACAGGGGTTCAGGAAGTCCCATGAGGGGTCCCAGCCCAAACACATCCAGCACACAGGGcccatccccacagcactgcctttAGTGGGGAGTGACAGGGTCGGAATGGGGTCAGGGACccgtgtctctgtccctgtcccttgtcccgTGCATGGGtgttcctttcccttttccctcccacaAGTGGGGGTCTCCATCTCTGTGCCCTGTCTCCGTGCCCACATGGGTGTCCTCAGGCTTGGTGTCCCCAGCacgggctgtccctgtccccaaatgcTCAGTGATTTTCCCCACCCTCTGTGCCCTATCATGGGTGTGCACTGTCCACCgttggtgtccccatccccccAGGTTGTCACCTGTGACGTCACCTTGCAGCCACTCGCAGTTGTATTTGCTGAAGGTCCCGTTGGACCAGAGCTGGATCCATGCACTGTCCCCTTCCTGGCTGACTTCGACGACCTTGAAGGTCTCAAAGGGTGGGATCAGCACTTCCTTCTCACCAGGATACTTGGAGAAATTCCAGATTGCTGCACCGTGGCACGTGTACACCTGGAACATTGTGGCACTCCCAAAGCGCTTGGCAGTTTTTTCACTCTCTGATGCTGAAGAGAATTGACCAAACCGGACGATGTCACCGGGCTTTGCCTTGAACTTGTACATGCGCACCCCCCGGGACACGTTGTGACACTGCCCATTCTGAGCCTGCCTCAGCGTCACCAGGGCCTGGgtcagcaggaaatgcagcgTTTTGAAGTGGAAGTTGTCCCGGTATTCCTGGCGGGAGCGCCCGGCCACACGCACGGCTGCGTTGAACTCTCTGTACAGCTCATCCATCGTGTAGGCCATGAGGGCGATGGCCTGGGCTGGAGATGACagagagggcacagggcactTCTGACCTCGCCACACGGCTGTGGCATTAAGCCAGGCCTGGGCAAaaagaggattctgctggaacTCGGAGTGGTTGAGGGCTGACAATTCCGCCATCATTTTAGTGCCACAGTCCTGGTACTGGTCATCGAAGGAGTCCAGGGCCATGTCCAGAGGGATGACATCAACAGCCGTGGTGGCCATGGCcattgccagcagtgccagggtctGAGCCAGGGGAGCCATGGAGAGGAGAGGCCACAATGACCAGtgtgggacactgggggacacagaggggacatgggggagaCACAGGGAGGGTTCATCAGTGAGGGACTGGGGAGGGGAGTGGGGTCAGCCCAGGGGGAAGGGAGGCACTCCTGGCCAGCAGACCCCTGGGCATGTCTGGGgtccctgatcccaaattctGGGGTTACTTATGCCCCAATCCCACAGTACTGTGTCCTCTTGGCCCCCCAGAAGCCCAATCCTACTAGCATGACTACAAGTCctctcagccccagcaggatcCTGACAGAAATCCTGGGGTCACTCCGagacccccagtgtccccctcaGCCCATCTCCAGACCCGAATCCCACTCCCAGTCCCCAATTTCTTTcgtgtcaccccaggacatcaACCCAAATCCAGGCATCGCTCCCTGCCCCCACAGTGTCTCCCAGCCCCCCCCatcaccccaatcccacccccaCCATCCCATGtcccccctcatttttcccagAACCCCCATTACCCCAATCCCAGTCCTGTGactcccccagtgtcccccccatGTTTCCAATCCTAATCCCTCAGTCCCCAGGGGTCCCTCCAGCCTCAATACTGAAATCAGCTGGAGCAAACTCCCTGATGGAACTGCAGGTATCAGAAAGTCGGAATTCTTTATCAGCTCAGACTCACAGTGGATctctcctggtcctgcaggTCACGGGAGACTTTGCCATGGGGTATTTATCCATCCTAATTATAAATATTCATGAAAATGTGTCCCTTACCAAGTACAGAATCTTCACTTTTCCTAAAAAAGTGTTACATGGGTCCGCCTCTTTATGAAATCCTTTTATGTTGCTGGAGAGTCCTAAATATGAGGTTTCTCAGTGTTGTTTTCACTGAGTGCCCCAATATGCCAGATAACCTCACTTCAAACTTTCGTTTTGGGCAGGCACTGCCCCTTCTGTGGTCTAGAACTTGTCCAAACCCCCTCACTGGAGTTCCCCTTTTCTGTTCCTTCACGGGTTCCAGCCATGTTTGCCCTGCTGTGTCCACACTTTTACATCCTTCTGTGCACTTCTGCTAGTTCATCTTTAAGCCCTATCCAGTATCTTCAGGAGAACTGAAACTTTCTATTCTCTCTCTTATTTCTCACCCCCCAGAACCCCAATCCCACGGTCCCACatccccccagtgccccccagttgCACTCCCAGGTGCTCACTGAGCGTGACCATCACCCTGACAAAAAGGGGGACAAGTTTTATTCTGTGGGTTCCATTTCTCCCCAGTTCACctttaaagcagcacagagccctgtctGTCAGCCAGTGTTGGGAACGGCACAAGGACTggtcctgcacagctggggtgtGTGTTTCATGGCTCACAGACCAAATGGGTGTCGCTGAAGGGCCAACGGAACCTACAGAATTGCAGCTGGCTGTGACTGCAGAAATGTCACCTTTACAGCACACatttaaaactgatttattgGTTTTGGCAGTGGGAGGGTGTGGGAATccttaaaatcagagggttttgggaaagctgcaagagGCAGGCCTCGGAGACAGCAGAACTGCGGTTAGAGCTAAGCGGTAGCAATAagatttgtcagcagaaaaatatatGAGAAGTAgaaagtaaggacaaatagaacaatagTCTGTGTATTAACCCTTggctagaataactccctaagctactCTTTGGTTCAGAAAGACAGGcatctgctaaggaaggcaggagcctctcttcAAATGGAAATTGTAAAtctcctcctctcttctctgaATTGCTATGAATTTGAAATTAAAGgtctctcaggcaaaaaatatgggagcaggaaataacagttctttaatagggaagaaaataaaaaaaataaaatatacaatgcagtaaacta comes from Zonotrichia leucophrys gambelii isolate GWCS_2022_RI chromosome 2, RI_Zleu_2.0, whole genome shotgun sequence and encodes:
- the LOC135443459 gene encoding erythroblast NAD(P)(+)--arginine ADP-ribosyltransferase-like isoform X1; the protein is MDKYPMAKSPVTCRTRRDPLVPHWSLWPLLSMAPLAQTLALLAMAMATTAVDVIPLDMALDSFDDQYQDCGTKMMAELSALNHSEFQQNPLFAQAWLNATAVWRGQKCPVPSLSSPAQAIALMAYTMDELYREFNAAVRVAGRSRQEYRDNFHFKTLHFLLTQALVTLRQAQNGQCHNVSRGVRMYKFKAKPGDIVRFGQFSSASESEKTAKRFGSATMFQVYTCHGAAIWNFSKYPGEKEVLIPPFETFKVVEVSQEGDSAWIQLWSNGTFSKYNCEWLQGDVTGGSIPRAPFHLGGLLATTTLAAATGIL
- the LOC135443459 gene encoding erythroblast NAD(P)(+)--arginine ADP-ribosyltransferase-like isoform X2, whose translation is MAPLAQTLALLAMAMATTAVDVIPLDMALDSFDDQYQDCGTKMMAELSALNHSEFQQNPLFAQAWLNATAVWRGQKCPVPSLSSPAQAIALMAYTMDELYREFNAAVRVAGRSRQEYRDNFHFKTLHFLLTQALVTLRQAQNGQCHNVSRGVRMYKFKAKPGDIVRFGQFSSASESEKTAKRFGSATMFQVYTCHGAAIWNFSKYPGEKEVLIPPFETFKVVEVSQEGDSAWIQLWSNGTFSKYNCEWLQGDVTGGSIPRAPFHLGGLLATTTLAAATGIL